In one Winogradskyella sp. MH6 genomic region, the following are encoded:
- a CDS encoding RNA polymerase sigma factor, with protein sequence MKVIQLHKNETKLIQRAAKNNREAQHVLYELHAPKMLSVCRYYIKDVHKAEEAMLNGFFKVFKYIKTFKNEGSFEGWVRRIMIREAISFLRQQKHIEFATEDDYLEQDYTNNINTNIEVAQIQQLIDGLPEGYKMVFVMYAIEGYKHYEIAELLNISEGTSKSQLFKARQMLQTKIKELNNSSYGTN encoded by the coding sequence ATGAAAGTTATTCAGCTTCATAAAAACGAAACAAAGCTTATACAAAGAGCCGCGAAAAACAATCGCGAAGCACAACATGTGCTGTATGAGTTGCACGCTCCAAAAATGTTAAGTGTATGTAGATACTACATTAAGGATGTGCATAAGGCTGAAGAGGCAATGTTGAACGGTTTTTTTAAAGTCTTTAAATATATAAAGACGTTTAAAAATGAAGGTAGTTTTGAAGGTTGGGTAAGACGTATTATGATAAGAGAGGCGATTTCTTTTTTAAGACAGCAAAAGCATATTGAGTTTGCAACCGAAGATGATTATTTAGAGCAAGATTATACCAATAATATTAATACCAATATTGAGGTTGCTCAGATTCAGCAGTTAATAGATGGTTTGCCAGAAGGCTACAAAATGGTGTTTGTAATGTACGCTATAGAAGGCTACAAACATTACGAAATAGCAGAATTATTGAATATTTCAGAAGGTACATCAAAGTCGCAATTGTTTAAAGCCAGACAAATGCTTCAAACAAAAATAAAAGAACTAAACAACAGCAGTTATGGCACCAATTAA